Proteins from a genomic interval of Trifolium pratense cultivar HEN17-A07 linkage group LG6, ARS_RC_1.1, whole genome shotgun sequence:
- the LOC123889558 gene encoding putative F-box/LRR-repeat protein At3g59170, protein MDDRISELSDCILSHIMTMLSIKDLLKTSMLSRRWYKLWSLRRDLNFDIFNVFGNSEEELLQTRHLIDVHRNYAIEPEFIFIGVPSVERSVNLDISRDEFVKRVDQFVKNFQGKKIDYFRVNFFLNHSQSNTIDQWISFAISRGVGKIDLLFLGRPYVPFNLTSQSNRYKFDFALFSETNTSTLNHMRLENCLVCHPINYDFIPLKNLRYLSFEEVKLNETFIESLLSNCPQLEELCLLICEFESSMPKIVSSSLCHLKVRGCYVASNHNQWELNLILLDCLKLTSLELDCLELTSLDILNFNTPMLKSIKFFISLQQELDAFATFFPQLENMHVTTFSMITIFRQTTQPFKHLKQLNLIVYTDSYILDDVEYDSLWILNILQASPLLQKLSVMFADSIFSKNQKDFKDVQIFSHDELKVIELGGCVGNWHEIEFVMNVLKYARSLNQIVVSPYWREGDSLNWKCNPMWFESGRERMREKLKGNEVVGREKLMLI, encoded by the exons ATGGATGACCGCATTAGTGAATTGTCTGACTGCATTTTATCTCATATCATGACTATGTTATCCATTAAAGATTTGTTGAAAACCAGTATGCTATCTAGAAGGTGGTACAAGCTTTGGTCTCTAAGAAGAGATCTCAACTTTGATATCTTCAATGTGTTTGGGAACAGCGAGGAGGAACTACTACAAACCAGGCATCTCATTGATGTCCATAGAAATTATGCTATAGAACCCGAGTTTATCTTCATTGGGGTCCCTAGTGTGGAAAGAAGCGTCAATTTGGATATAAGTAGGGATGAATTTGTAAAACGAGTAGATCAATTTGTCAAGAATTTTCAGGGCAAAAAGATTGATTATTTTCGGGTAAACTTCTTTTTAAATCATTCACAAAGCAACACTATTGATCAATGGATAAGTTTTGCAATTTCAAGGGGAGTTGGAAAAATTGATCTGCTCTTTCTAGGAAGGCCTTATGTGCCTTTCAATCTCACTTCTCAATCAAATCGTTATAAATTCGACTTTGCTTTGTTTTCGGAGACTAATACTTCAACTTTAAACCACATGCGTCTTGAAAATTGTCTTGTTTGTCATCCCATCAATTATGACTTTAttccattaaaaaatttaagatatcTATCTTTTGAAGAGGTAAAACTGAATGAAACTTTTATTGAAAGTTTGTTATCTAATTGTCCACAACTCGAAGAACTTTGCTTACTTATTTGTGAGTTTGAATCATCAATGCCAAAGATAGTAAGTTCATCCTTATGTCATCTTAAGGTTAGAGGGTGCTATGTTGCATCCAACCATAACCAGTGGGAATTAAACTTGATTTTACTGGATTGTCTTAAACTCACTTCATTGGAGCTAGATTGCCTTGAACTTACTTCATTGGATATCTTGAACTTTAATACCCCTATGCTAAAGAGCATTAAATTCTTCATTTCGTTGCAACAAGAGCTTGATGCATTTGCAACGTTTTTTCCTCAGCTTGAGAATATGCATGTGACCACATTTTCAATG ATCACAATTTTCCGACAAACTACTCAACCATTCAAACATCTTAAACAGTTAAACCTCATTGTTTACACGGACTCATACATCTTAGATGATGTGGAGTATGATTCTTTGTGGATCTTAAACATCCTTCAAGCTTCTCCTCTTTTGCAGAAACTTTCGGTCATG TTTGCAGATTCAATATTCTCTAAAAATCAGAAAGATTTTAAAGATGTTCAAATATTCTCTCATGACGAGTTAAAAGTTATTGAATTGGGAGGTTGTGTTGGCAATTGGCATGAAATTGAGTTTGTTATGAATGTTCTAAAATATGCTCGTTCACTTAATCAAATAGTTGTGAGTCCCTATTGGAGAGAAGGTGACTCGTTGAATTGGAAGTGTAATCCCATGTGGTTTGAAAGTGGACGTGAAAGGATGAGAGAAAAGCTCAAAGGCAACGAAGTAGTGGGACGAGAAAAACTTATGCTCATATAA